ggtgagtgtgtctctattttttaatatagtaacataataaaaataaacatttatttatttaagaatcTGAGTGAATTTACTTGCAGCTACGTTGTTATGCTTTTACTGTGAAAATATTGACCGGATGAAAGTTTCTGGCACTGGTGGACTTGAGGAGGGCAGGTGCCTCAggtttacagtatatataaaaagaTCATCTCCGCGGAGAACAGCTCATGAGTCAGTGTGCTGTGCGGTGCTGTGCGGGGCGTCATGTCGTGCTGTGATGCAGGTGGTGAGGATACAGCGCGTGGCAGCATCCTCTACAGCATCCTCAGAGGGGCACACTGTCCGCAGCAGTGCGTGGAGGCGGCCACGGCGCACCGGCTCTGCTCCTGCGCGCCCGACAGAGCAAAACTAGTGGTCACGCGAGCTCCGCAAATAGTTTTCAAAGCGGCCTCCGAAGTGCTCCTAAAAACTTTCCGCTTCGTAAAGAACGTGCCGTGTTTTCGGGGTCTGCCGGCGGAAGACCAGCTCCGGCTTGTGCGCAACAGCTGGGCTCCGCTGCTGGTTTTGGGCATGGTGCAGGACGCCGTGGACTTCGACACGGTGGAGACGCAGCGGCACAGTTTATTGCACAGGATTTTAACACACGCGCCGACCCAGATTCAAGACCCCGGGGTGCCCGTCAAGGATGTGGAGGGGATCCAGATGTTTCTAGTTAAGTGTAGAGGACTCAGGATCAGCGTCAAGGAATACGCCTTTCTGAAAGGAGCGATTCTGTTTAGCCCAGGTAATCAATTAATACTGCCATTATATAACATTACAGTCTGACTAATCTATAGCTTTGTTTATTAGTTATATTAGAAtatgatttacattttaatctactTTGAGTCAATAGTATTCATTCcagattaaacacacacactaactacaTTTAGTGACTTCAATAAGCTCTGTTAAACACTTGATAAAACTTTAGGAGTCgtgtatttctctctcatttctctgtCCTGCTCCAGTGACTGAGCTGGAGTGTCGGGAGTACATCCACGCGCTGCAGAGGGAGGCTGAGCGCGCGCTTTACGAGCTCGTGAGGACGGTCCACCGGGGGAGCAGGCTGCGCGCGGTCCTCAACACCCTGCGCGCCACGGACCCGGACGCCGTAGCCGGACTCTTCTTCAGACCCGTGACTGGCACGAGCAGCACAGATGAACACGTGCTAGCGATGTTTTATGGGCAGTGGGGAGACAGAGACAAACGCACGAGTCATGTATTGATTTGACTGTCTATatgtttatttggtttattttgtgcAAGCTGTCAGCCTAAATTGCTCGTAACATAGACTGCACATTATGAATGCTGTTGGATAAAAACTATTCTGCTACTGCTaggtgttttctgtttttaggtCTGTAGGGGAACCACTCTAGACACAATGCCTTCAATAAATTACTGAGTAACACAATGAGAAAGATTACTTCAAACCTCTGTGCTAACTAGAGCTTAACAAAACTCTGCACTACTCCCCTACTTATGTGGAAATCCAACTCTAAGACAAGATGACACTTAGTTAGTGGATAACCTAGAATATTTACATGACAAAAGAAGTGTACAAATCAAACATCTGTCCTCCACAGACCTCACACTCAAGCTCAATCAACACTCTTCCAATGTTCCTCTTAAAGAgtcaatcaatccatccatcaatcaatcctCTCAGCAAATCCCAATCCAGGTG
The Scomber scombrus chromosome 24, fScoSco1.1, whole genome shotgun sequence genome window above contains:
- the LOC134006563 gene encoding nuclear receptor subfamily 0 group B member 1-like produces the protein MSCCDAGGEDTARGSILYSILRGAHCPQQCVEAATAHRLCSCAPDRAKLVVTRAPQIVFKAASEVLLKTFRFVKNVPCFRGLPAEDQLRLVRNSWAPLLVLGMVQDAVDFDTVETQRHSLLHRILTHAPTQIQDPGVPVKDVEGIQMFLVKCRGLRISVKEYAFLKGAILFSPVTELECREYIHALQREAERALYELVRTVHRGSRLRAVLNTLRATDPDAVAGLFFRPVTGTSSTDEHVLAMFYGQWGDRDKRTSHVLI